From one Mycolicibacterium sp. HK-90 genomic stretch:
- a CDS encoding bacterial proteasome activator family protein, translated as MTINPDDDNIEILASTADETDADADGKSLTDLVEQPAKVMRIGTMIKQLLEEVRAAPLDDASRNRLRDIHRTSIRELEDGLAPELREELERLTLPFTEDSVPSDAELRIAQAQLVGWLEGLFHGIQTALFAQQMAARAQLEQMRQGALPPGLQVPGGQRGGPAHPGTGQYL; from the coding sequence ATGACCATCAACCCCGACGATGACAACATCGAGATCCTGGCCAGCACGGCGGACGAGACCGATGCCGACGCTGACGGCAAGTCGCTGACCGATCTCGTCGAACAGCCGGCGAAGGTCATGCGGATCGGCACGATGATCAAGCAACTGCTGGAAGAGGTGCGCGCGGCCCCGCTCGACGACGCCAGCCGCAACCGGCTGCGCGACATCCACCGGACCAGCATCCGCGAGCTCGAGGACGGTCTGGCCCCCGAACTGCGCGAAGAACTCGAGCGGCTGACCCTGCCCTTCACCGAGGACAGCGTGCCGTCCGACGCCGAGCTGCGGATCGCGCAGGCCCAGCTGGTCGGCTGGCTGGAGGGCCTGTTCCACGGCATCCAGACGGCGTTGTTCGCCCAGCAGATGGCCGCCCGCGCCCAGCTCGAGCAGATGCGCCAGGGCGCGCTCCCGCCGGGACTGCAGGTCCCCGGCGGACAGCGCGGCGGTCCGGCGCATCCCGGCACCGGCCAGTACCTGTAG
- a CDS encoding DUF6541 family protein, with amino-acid sequence MGFGFGVLIALFLLVIPGALIARAGGLTVSAAVVVGPALTYGTVALTIVPLGAIGVPWNAWAALFAVAVMCAVAAGLRKVLARYRDRDAETSGATTRPAALVAAGVLLGAALIAAAAVAGLVNWQSIPSTWDSVWHANTVRWILDTGQASPTHMGELRNVETHQPLYYPSAFHALAVVYCQLTGAAATTAYTVSSAAAAIWLFPVSAAVLTWKILRPHTSEMRTAAAAATAAALSASFTAIPYVEFDVAAMPNLVAYGLAVPVFALIASTPAHRDRIPLAVLATVGVFSVHLTGGVVTALLVGIWWLVDALWRPVRGRRADFLALAAVAVPTGLILLPQFLAVLQQTDIIVGHAFVNHLGKKYSLFAAVFQHTRHLNDFPIQNALIALAAIGGLVLLVKKIWWPLAIWLILIASIVHSGAPFGGPLGVLTGTFSDLFYSDPRRLSAVVTMLYAPMAAIGLGTLVLLGVTVLRRSGARPAWIRGTAVVVLAATTVGLAWHYFPRHKFLFGQKYDSVMVGAKDLEAFAHLAELPDARTTLIGDANTDGTAWMYAVSGLHPLWTHYDYPVQQGPGYHRFIFWAYADDADTDPRVAEAVEALNIRYVLTSTPVVRGFVMPDGLVSLDSSRSWEKIYDNGEDRIYRWRGENAATKKTNHHETGRP; translated from the coding sequence GTGGGCTTCGGGTTCGGAGTGCTAATCGCACTGTTTTTGCTGGTGATCCCCGGGGCGCTGATAGCCAGGGCGGGCGGACTGACCGTGTCGGCGGCGGTTGTAGTGGGTCCAGCCTTGACCTACGGCACTGTTGCACTGACGATCGTCCCGCTCGGCGCGATCGGCGTGCCGTGGAACGCGTGGGCAGCATTGTTTGCTGTGGCCGTGATGTGCGCGGTTGCGGCCGGGTTGCGCAAGGTGCTGGCCCGCTACCGCGACCGTGACGCCGAGACATCCGGCGCGACGACACGCCCGGCCGCACTGGTTGCGGCCGGTGTGCTGCTGGGCGCGGCACTGATCGCCGCCGCCGCAGTCGCCGGCCTGGTGAACTGGCAATCGATCCCGAGCACCTGGGACTCGGTGTGGCACGCCAACACCGTCCGATGGATCCTCGACACCGGCCAGGCCTCACCGACCCACATGGGCGAACTGCGCAACGTCGAGACCCACCAGCCGCTCTACTACCCCTCGGCGTTCCACGCCCTGGCGGTCGTGTACTGCCAGCTCACCGGCGCCGCCGCGACAACCGCCTACACCGTGAGCTCGGCCGCCGCGGCCATCTGGCTGTTCCCGGTCAGCGCCGCGGTGCTGACGTGGAAGATCCTCCGCCCGCACACCAGCGAGATGCGCACCGCGGCAGCCGCGGCCACCGCGGCCGCACTGTCGGCGTCGTTCACCGCGATCCCCTACGTCGAGTTCGACGTCGCCGCGATGCCCAATCTCGTGGCCTACGGACTCGCGGTCCCGGTGTTCGCACTGATCGCCTCCACACCGGCGCACCGCGACCGCATCCCGCTCGCGGTCCTGGCCACCGTCGGCGTCTTCTCCGTGCATCTCACCGGCGGCGTGGTGACCGCACTCCTGGTCGGGATCTGGTGGCTGGTGGACGCGCTGTGGCGACCGGTACGCGGTCGCCGAGCCGACTTCCTGGCCCTGGCCGCGGTCGCGGTACCCACCGGGCTGATCCTGCTCCCCCAATTTCTCGCGGTCCTGCAGCAGACCGACATCATCGTCGGACACGCCTTCGTCAACCACCTCGGCAAGAAGTACTCACTGTTCGCCGCGGTCTTCCAGCACACCCGCCACCTCAACGACTTCCCGATCCAGAACGCACTCATCGCGCTGGCCGCCATCGGCGGGCTGGTGCTGCTGGTCAAGAAGATCTGGTGGCCGTTGGCGATCTGGCTCATCCTGATCGCGTCGATCGTGCATTCCGGAGCACCGTTCGGCGGACCGCTCGGCGTCCTCACCGGGACGTTCAGCGATCTGTTCTACAGCGACCCGCGGCGGCTGTCGGCGGTGGTCACCATGCTCTACGCCCCGATGGCCGCGATCGGGCTGGGCACCCTGGTCCTGCTCGGCGTCACGGTGCTGCGTCGCTCCGGCGCCCGCCCGGCCTGGATTCGCGGCACGGCCGTCGTCGTACTGGCCGCCACCACCGTCGGCCTGGCCTGGCACTACTTCCCCCGGCACAAGTTCCTGTTCGGGCAGAAGTACGACTCGGTGATGGTCGGAGCCAAGGACCTGGAGGCATTCGCCCATCTGGCCGAGCTGCCCGATGCCCGCACGACGCTGATCGGCGACGCCAACACCGACGGCACCGCCTGGATGTACGCGGTGTCCGGGCTACACCCGCTGTGGACCCACTACGACTACCCGGTCCAGCAGGGGCCGGGATATCACCGGTTCATTTTCTGGGCATACGCCGACGATGCCGACACCGATCCGCGCGTTGCCGAGGCGGTGGAAGCGCTCAACATCCGGTACGTGCTCACCAGTACGCCGGTGGTCCGGGGGTTCGTCATGCCCGACGGACTAGTGTCGCTAGACAGCTCACGGTCGTGGGAGAAGATCTACGACAACGGTGAGGACCGCATCTACCGCTGGCGCGGCGAGAACGCGGCCACCAAGAAGACCAATCACCATGAGACAGGAAGGCCATGA